One stretch of Hymenobacter chitinivorans DSM 11115 DNA includes these proteins:
- the hslV gene encoding ATP-dependent protease subunit HslV, with the protein MRIRSTTVLGIRHNGEIALGADGQATMDKHVAKSNVRKVRKLQDGKVVTGFAGSTADAFMLLDKFEEKLNGYGGQLRRAAIELAKEWRKDQYLRKLEAMMVVADKDELLIIAGTGDVLEPDSDVAAIGSGAMYAQAAALALKKHAPHLTARQMVEDALHIAADICIYTNHNLMIEQPS; encoded by the coding sequence ATGAGAATCCGCTCCACTACCGTGCTTGGCATCCGCCACAACGGCGAAATTGCCCTCGGCGCCGATGGCCAGGCCACCATGGATAAGCACGTGGCCAAAAGCAACGTACGCAAGGTCCGCAAGCTCCAGGATGGCAAAGTCGTTACGGGCTTCGCCGGCTCCACCGCCGATGCCTTCATGCTGCTCGACAAGTTCGAGGAAAAGCTCAACGGCTACGGCGGACAGCTGCGCCGGGCCGCCATTGAGCTGGCCAAGGAGTGGCGCAAAGACCAGTACCTGCGCAAGCTCGAAGCCATGATGGTGGTGGCCGACAAGGACGAGCTGCTCATCATTGCCGGCACTGGCGACGTGCTGGAGCCCGACTCCGACGTGGCCGCCATCGGCTCGGGGGCCATGTACGCCCAGGCTGCCGCCCTGGCCCTGAAAAAGCACGCGCCCCACCTCACGGCCCGCCAGATGGTGGAAGATGCCCTGCACATTGCCGCCGACATCTGCATCTACACCAATCACAATCTGATGATTGAGCAGCCCAGCTAA
- a CDS encoding chorismate-binding protein, with amino-acid sequence MSRAQPQVAAWPGPVPAPPEQLRQLLTFALRQQLPVAAWRLPGTEHVQLCLSLSADAALTGLPPALTAEAPAGFAFFPFRDSDHNPALFLPAHVYWHAEAPDQLHLDPADSGASQLLAFLATEHTDDLTPLPWHQSTQPVPHTASQQEYYELVETGVDAIKSGQVVKVVSSRAARRPLPAGFDALRAFGELCSRYPRAFVSVVSAPGAGTWLGATPEVLVEVDEQGVFRTMALAGTQALAPGALPHHAIWRQKEIEEQALVARYIVSCFKQLRLREYEETGPRTVVAGQLLHLRTDFAVNLHQVPFPTLGTDMLRLLHPTSAVGGMPKQAALHFLQQHEGYDRAYYSGFLGPVNLPQAGVSRLFVNLRCLQLRPHEAVLYAGTGLTVDSDPEREWQETEMKLSTIGAILR; translated from the coding sequence ATGAGTCGGGCGCAGCCGCAGGTGGCAGCCTGGCCGGGCCCGGTGCCCGCCCCGCCGGAGCAGCTGCGGCAGCTGCTCACCTTTGCGTTGCGCCAGCAGTTGCCGGTAGCGGCCTGGCGGCTGCCCGGCACCGAGCACGTGCAGCTGTGTTTGAGCCTCTCGGCCGACGCGGCCCTGACGGGTTTGCCCCCGGCTCTGACGGCCGAGGCCCCGGCGGGCTTCGCCTTCTTCCCCTTCCGCGACTCGGACCACAACCCGGCCCTGTTTCTGCCGGCCCACGTGTACTGGCACGCCGAAGCTCCCGACCAGCTCCACCTCGACCCCGCCGACAGCGGAGCCAGCCAGCTGCTGGCGTTTCTGGCCACCGAGCACACCGACGACCTGACCCCTCTGCCCTGGCACCAGAGCACCCAGCCGGTGCCGCACACGGCCAGCCAGCAGGAATATTACGAGCTGGTCGAAACCGGCGTGGACGCCATTAAAAGCGGGCAGGTGGTGAAAGTGGTGTCGTCGCGGGCGGCACGGCGGCCTCTGCCGGCAGGTTTCGACGCGCTGCGGGCCTTTGGCGAGCTGTGCTCCCGCTACCCGCGGGCCTTTGTATCGGTGGTGAGTGCGCCGGGCGCGGGCACCTGGCTGGGCGCCACCCCGGAAGTGCTGGTGGAAGTAGATGAGCAGGGCGTGTTCCGGACTATGGCCCTGGCCGGCACCCAGGCGTTGGCCCCGGGGGCCCTGCCCCACCATGCCATCTGGCGGCAAAAGGAAATCGAGGAGCAGGCCCTGGTGGCGCGCTACATCGTGAGCTGTTTTAAGCAGCTGCGCCTGCGCGAATACGAGGAAACGGGCCCCCGCACGGTGGTGGCGGGCCAACTGCTGCACCTGCGCACCGACTTTGCCGTGAACCTGCACCAGGTACCCTTCCCCACCCTGGGCACTGACATGCTGCGCCTGCTCCACCCCACCTCGGCCGTGGGCGGCATGCCCAAACAGGCGGCCCTGCACTTTCTGCAGCAGCACGAAGGCTACGACCGGGCCTACTACAGCGGTTTTCTGGGCCCCGTGAACCTACCCCAGGCTGGCGTTTCGCGCTTATTCGTGAACTTGCGCTGCCTGCAACTTCGCCCCCACGAAGCCGTTCTGTACGCGGGCACCGGCCTCACCGTCGACTCCGACCCCGAGCGCGAGTGGCAGGAAACGGAAATGAAACTAAGCACGATTGGCGCCATCTTACGGTGA
- a CDS encoding TonB-dependent receptor produces MRKNVVAVAMCLTSATAWGQSQTLSGVVKDAAGRPIIGATVVEKGTNNGTATDNAGRFTLSSRASSPRLLISSIGFTSQEVTAGSGEISVSLAEATTSLGTVQVVGSRSQNRSVTDSPSPVDIIDLREVTTKTGQLDVNQLLQFVAPSFNSNRQTGSDGADHVDPASLRGLGPDQTLVLVNGKRQHQSALVNLFGSRGRGNTGTDLNVIPAASIERIEILRDGAAAQYGSDAIAGVINIVLKSSVDELTANVNYGAYDAKYRRDDQKFDGGNFNANLNYGIGLGQGGSFVNATLDFNQRQHTQRAAVPAPDGLARREYGDPKVSNVSAYLNSKFALSDRAHIYVFGGANKRRGDAYAWTRFADDDRNVPAIYPNGFDPVITSDIWDASAVVGVKTLLGTAGWELDLSNNFGSNRFEYGVENSLNATLGATSPTTFDAGGFQLQQDVVSLGLTRNYKTVLQGLNLAAGAEWRREWYSLFAGERASWDTFSVNPEAAPGSQGFPGFQSKDEIKAQRDNFGAYVDAELSITPQWLLAAALRFENYTDFGSTLNYKASTRYNLTEFLTLRGTYSTGFRAPSLAQINFNSTFTNFIGGEPVEVLLARNNSAVTQKLGIPSLKQETSNSANVGLTSRIGSSLSLTLDGYYIKVKDRVVLTSQFSSDDPVIGPDLEALRVGQAQFFANAADTRSLGLDVVLNHTATLGAGGRLNSTLAANFNELKIDRVQTSGRLTGREEEFFGPREQAFVKASAPPSKINLTFDYKVSKWGALLRFVRFDKVTLIDWNGDPMNYQKRITTDLTLSYSLSDHIQLAVGSTNLFNRYPTLFDPQLTETGGAWDPVQMGANGRFYFAKLQARF; encoded by the coding sequence ATGCGCAAGAATGTAGTTGCAGTAGCCATGTGCCTGACCAGTGCCACGGCCTGGGGGCAAAGTCAGACGCTGAGTGGGGTGGTAAAGGATGCCGCGGGTCGGCCCATCATCGGGGCCACGGTGGTCGAAAAGGGAACCAACAACGGCACGGCCACCGATAATGCGGGCCGTTTCACGCTTTCGTCGCGCGCCAGCAGCCCGCGCTTGCTCATTAGCTCCATCGGGTTTACCTCCCAGGAAGTAACGGCCGGCAGCGGGGAAATCAGCGTGAGCCTGGCCGAGGCTACCACCAGCCTGGGCACGGTGCAGGTGGTGGGCTCCCGCAGCCAAAACCGCTCGGTAACCGACTCGCCTTCGCCAGTCGACATCATCGATTTGCGGGAGGTGACGACTAAAACCGGCCAGCTCGATGTGAACCAGCTGCTGCAATTCGTGGCCCCGTCCTTCAACTCCAACCGCCAGACCGGCTCCGACGGGGCCGACCACGTGGACCCGGCCTCGTTGCGCGGCCTGGGCCCCGACCAGACCCTGGTGCTCGTCAACGGCAAGCGCCAGCACCAGTCGGCCCTGGTAAACCTGTTTGGCTCGCGCGGGCGCGGCAACACCGGCACCGATTTGAACGTCATTCCGGCCGCCAGCATCGAGCGAATCGAGATTCTGCGCGACGGGGCCGCCGCCCAGTACGGCTCCGATGCCATTGCCGGCGTCATCAATATCGTGCTCAAAAGCTCGGTGGATGAGTTGACGGCCAACGTAAACTACGGGGCCTACGACGCCAAATACCGCCGCGACGACCAGAAATTCGACGGCGGCAACTTCAACGCTAACCTCAACTACGGTATTGGGCTGGGTCAGGGCGGCAGCTTTGTCAACGCCACGCTCGATTTCAACCAGCGCCAGCACACCCAGCGCGCCGCCGTGCCGGCTCCCGACGGCCTGGCCCGCCGCGAGTACGGCGACCCGAAAGTGTCGAACGTCTCGGCCTATCTCAACTCCAAGTTTGCTCTCAGCGACCGGGCCCACATCTACGTGTTTGGTGGGGCCAACAAGCGTCGGGGCGACGCCTACGCCTGGACCCGCTTTGCCGACGACGACCGAAATGTGCCCGCCATTTACCCCAACGGCTTTGACCCCGTCATTACCAGCGACATCTGGGACGCCTCGGCAGTAGTAGGCGTGAAAACCCTGCTCGGCACCGCGGGCTGGGAACTGGATTTGAGCAATAACTTTGGCTCCAACCGCTTCGAATACGGGGTGGAAAACTCCCTGAATGCCACCCTGGGCGCGACTTCGCCCACCACCTTCGACGCCGGCGGCTTCCAGCTGCAGCAGGACGTGGTGAGTCTGGGACTGACGCGCAACTACAAGACCGTGCTCCAGGGCCTCAACCTGGCAGCCGGGGCCGAGTGGCGCCGCGAGTGGTATTCGCTCTTTGCCGGGGAGCGGGCTTCCTGGGACACGTTTTCGGTAAACCCCGAGGCGGCTCCCGGTTCCCAGGGCTTCCCGGGCTTCCAGTCTAAGGACGAAATCAAGGCCCAGCGCGACAATTTCGGGGCCTACGTGGATGCTGAGCTGAGTATTACCCCTCAGTGGCTGCTGGCTGCCGCCCTGCGCTTCGAGAACTACACCGACTTCGGTAGCACGCTCAACTACAAAGCCTCGACCCGCTACAACCTGACTGAGTTTCTGACCTTGCGCGGCACCTACAGCACCGGCTTCCGGGCCCCGTCGTTGGCTCAGATCAACTTCAACTCCACCTTCACCAATTTCATCGGTGGCGAGCCGGTGGAAGTGCTGCTGGCCCGCAACAACAGCGCCGTAACCCAGAAGCTGGGCATTCCGAGCCTGAAGCAGGAAACTTCCAACAGCGCCAACGTGGGCCTGACCAGCCGCATTGGCTCCTCACTCAGCCTGACCCTGGACGGCTACTACATCAAGGTCAAGGACCGGGTGGTGCTCACCAGCCAGTTCTCCTCCGACGACCCCGTCATTGGCCCCGACCTGGAGGCTTTGCGCGTGGGGCAGGCCCAGTTCTTCGCCAACGCCGCCGATACCCGCTCCCTGGGCCTGGACGTGGTGCTGAACCACACGGCTACGCTGGGCGCCGGGGGCCGTCTGAACTCGACCCTGGCTGCCAACTTCAACGAACTCAAAATTGACCGGGTGCAGACCTCGGGCCGCCTTACGGGCCGGGAAGAGGAGTTTTTCGGGCCCCGGGAGCAGGCCTTCGTGAAAGCCTCGGCTCCGCCGTCCAAAATCAACCTGACCTTCGACTACAAAGTCAGCAAGTGGGGCGCCCTGCTGCGCTTCGTGCGCTTCGACAAAGTCACGCTCATCGACTGGAACGGCGACCCGATGAACTACCAGAAGCGCATCACCACCGACCTTACCCTGAGCTACTCGCTCAGCGACCATATCCAGCTGGCGGTGGGCAGCACCAACCTGTTTAACCGCTACCCCACGCTGTTTGATCCGCAGCTCACCGAAACCGGCGGCGCCTGGGACCCGGTGCAGATGGGCGCGAACGGTCGGTTTTACTTTGCTAAATTGCAGGCCCGTTTCTAA
- a CDS encoding histidine phosphatase family protein: MSVKKIYLIRHGQTDFNVAGIVQGSGVDSDLNAAGHRQAAHFFAAYQHLPFDKVYTSTLKRTHQSVQGFLDLGLPHEEHAGLNEISWGVREGMRITPEEDEEYNGVLQQWKRGETHARLLGGESPDEVAARQRPFIELLRSRPEEETVLVCMHGRAMRVLLCQLLHYPLSAMDSFEHRNLCLYKLHYTGSLFSVSSFLDVTHLQNCLS, translated from the coding sequence GTGAGCGTCAAAAAAATATACCTCATCCGACACGGGCAGACCGACTTCAACGTGGCCGGCATCGTGCAGGGCTCGGGCGTCGATTCGGACCTGAACGCGGCCGGCCACCGGCAGGCGGCCCACTTCTTCGCAGCCTATCAGCACCTGCCCTTCGATAAGGTGTATACCTCTACCCTGAAGCGTACTCACCAGTCGGTGCAGGGCTTTCTGGACCTGGGTTTGCCCCACGAAGAACACGCGGGCCTGAACGAGATTAGCTGGGGCGTGCGCGAAGGCATGCGCATCACGCCCGAGGAAGACGAGGAATACAACGGCGTGCTGCAGCAGTGGAAGCGGGGCGAAACCCACGCCCGCCTGCTCGGCGGCGAGAGTCCGGACGAGGTAGCGGCCCGGCAGCGGCCCTTTATTGAGCTGCTGCGCAGCCGGCCCGAGGAGGAAACCGTACTGGTGTGCATGCACGGCCGGGCCATGCGGGTGCTGCTCTGCCAGCTGCTCCACTACCCGCTCAGTGCCATGGACAGCTTCGAGCACCGCAACCTGTGCCTTTACAAGCTGCACTACACGGGCAGCCTGTTTTCGGTGAGCAGCTTTCTGGATGTGACCCACCTGCAGAACTGCCTCAGCTAG
- a CDS encoding deoxyhypusine synthase family protein, whose product MNVTNFLKHHYRHFNAAALIDAAEGYNKHLAEGGKMMITLAGAMSTAEMGIQLAELIRQDKVQIISCTGANLEEDIFNLVAHDFYERVPHYRDLTAADEQALLERHMNRVTDTCIPEEEAMRRLEHSVLKFWEQADKAGERYFPHEFFYQILKSGELEQYYQIDPKDSWMLAAAEKNLPIICPGWEDSTLGNIFAGHVISGDIQNVHTVRTGIEYMIYLADWYTQQATEESKVGFFQIGGGIAGDFPICVVPMLHQDLGRTSVPLWGYFCQISDSTTSYGSYSGAVPNEKITWGKLGQDTPKFIIESDATIVAPLVFAMVLGQ is encoded by the coding sequence ATGAACGTAACGAACTTCCTTAAGCACCACTACCGCCACTTCAACGCCGCTGCCCTGATTGACGCCGCCGAAGGCTACAACAAGCACCTGGCCGAAGGCGGCAAGATGATGATTACCCTGGCCGGGGCCATGAGCACCGCCGAAATGGGCATCCAGCTGGCCGAGCTCATCCGCCAGGACAAGGTGCAAATCATCAGCTGCACCGGTGCCAACCTGGAAGAGGATATCTTCAACCTCGTGGCCCACGACTTCTACGAGCGGGTGCCCCACTACCGCGACCTGACGGCCGCCGACGAGCAGGCCCTGCTCGAGCGCCACATGAACCGCGTAACCGACACCTGCATTCCCGAAGAGGAGGCCATGCGCCGCCTCGAGCACTCGGTGCTCAAGTTCTGGGAGCAGGCCGACAAAGCCGGCGAGCGGTACTTCCCCCACGAGTTCTTCTACCAGATCCTCAAGTCGGGCGAGCTGGAGCAGTACTACCAGATTGACCCCAAGGACAGCTGGATGCTGGCTGCCGCCGAGAAAAACCTGCCCATCATCTGCCCCGGTTGGGAAGACTCCACGCTGGGCAACATCTTCGCCGGCCACGTTATTTCGGGCGACATCCAGAACGTGCACACCGTGCGCACCGGCATCGAGTACATGATTTACCTGGCCGACTGGTACACCCAGCAGGCTACCGAGGAAAGCAAAGTGGGCTTCTTCCAGATTGGCGGCGGCATTGCCGGCGACTTCCCCATCTGCGTGGTCCCCATGCTGCACCAGGACCTGGGCCGCACCTCGGTGCCGCTGTGGGGCTACTTCTGCCAGATTTCGGACTCCACCACTTCCTACGGCTCCTACTCCGGCGCCGTGCCCAACGAGAAAATCACCTGGGGCAAGCTGGGCCAGGACACGCCCAAGTTCATCATCGAGTCGGACGC
- a CDS encoding hotdog fold thioesterase, whose product MAHPTADLAQLNAWCRNTLGEHLGIEITEVGDQLLVGRMPVDRRTHQPMGLLHGGASVALAETLGSIGAALQVDVRKKACVGLEINANHIKGVHSGWVVGRATALHVGRSTQVWEIRITHEETGVLVCISRITMAVIDLPASAEPKA is encoded by the coding sequence ATGGCACATCCTACCGCCGACCTGGCCCAGCTCAACGCTTGGTGCCGCAATACGCTGGGCGAACACCTTGGTATTGAAATAACTGAAGTCGGCGACCAGCTGCTGGTGGGCCGCATGCCTGTCGACCGCCGCACGCACCAGCCCATGGGCCTGCTGCACGGCGGGGCCTCGGTAGCCCTGGCCGAAACGCTGGGCAGCATTGGGGCCGCCCTGCAGGTGGATGTACGCAAAAAAGCCTGCGTAGGGCTGGAAATCAACGCGAATCATATTAAGGGCGTGCACTCGGGTTGGGTGGTAGGCCGGGCCACGGCTCTGCACGTGGGCCGCAGCACCCAGGTCTGGGAAATCCGCATTACCCACGAGGAAACCGGCGTGCTGGTCTGCATCAGCCGCATCACGATGGCCGTAATTGACTTGCCGGCCAGCGCCGAGCCCAAAGCATGA
- the menD gene encoding 2-succinyl-5-enolpyruvyl-6-hydroxy-3-cyclohexene-1-carboxylic-acid synthase: protein MQAVYNIAEICAQMGITDVVLSPGSRCAPLTISFARHPRIQVRTVPDERAAAFIGLGLAQSQRRAVALVCTSGTAGLNYAPAVAEAYFQQIPLVVFTADRPPEWIDQLDGQTIRQTDLYGAHAKGTFTFPADTSHPDAKWHSARIVSEAINLAQQFPAGPVQVNVPLREPFYPKAGEELVFETVRVIQETGSQPMLLGPELVALRHALRQTPRVLVVAGQHHHTDALLLALRQFTAAYQIPVVGDVIANLHQPVGANYDLRTAPLSKQDVFMAVPERGLKEALRPDLLITFGQSLISKALKLYLRDSQPTQHWHVQEAGPVADTFKSLTRIIRLEPTSFFELLVATDYSLFGGLTSAEDTAAAKGIGTTDNIKSPERAAGSTPSVPPPRLTWPTSGWALTEKDAAAKAAYLTPWYKAESWAKEFLAEFLARPDQPFNEFTAFHHALRHLTDGTALHLANSMAVRYANILGLPGNRRVEVFANRGTSGIDGCTSTAVGAALAQPDRPVVLLTGDVAFFYDRNAFWQNYPTPNLRVILFNNHAGGIFRLIDGPRQQPELEEFFETHQPLTAENTCRDFGLRYFTASTFAELKLALSAFFAPVSGAALLEITTDSATNAAFFEEYRKAVRTSFS, encoded by the coding sequence ATGCAGGCTGTTTATAATATTGCGGAAATCTGCGCGCAGATGGGCATTACCGACGTGGTGTTGTCGCCGGGCTCCCGGTGCGCCCCCCTGACGATTTCCTTTGCCCGCCACCCCCGCATCCAGGTGCGCACCGTGCCCGACGAGCGGGCCGCGGCCTTTATCGGGCTGGGCCTGGCCCAGAGTCAGCGGCGGGCCGTGGCCCTGGTGTGCACCTCGGGCACGGCGGGCCTCAACTATGCCCCGGCCGTGGCCGAAGCTTATTTTCAGCAGATTCCGCTGGTGGTATTTACCGCCGACCGGCCCCCGGAGTGGATAGACCAGCTCGACGGCCAGACCATCCGGCAAACCGACCTCTACGGGGCCCACGCCAAGGGCACGTTCACGTTTCCGGCCGACACCTCGCATCCCGACGCCAAATGGCACTCGGCCCGGATTGTATCCGAAGCCATTAACCTGGCCCAGCAGTTTCCGGCCGGGCCCGTGCAGGTAAACGTGCCACTGCGGGAGCCTTTTTACCCCAAAGCCGGCGAGGAGCTGGTTTTTGAAACAGTGCGCGTGATTCAGGAAACGGGCAGCCAGCCTATGCTGTTGGGGCCCGAACTGGTAGCCCTGCGCCACGCCCTGCGCCAAACGCCCCGGGTGCTGGTCGTGGCCGGGCAGCACCACCACACCGACGCCCTGCTGCTGGCCCTGCGTCAATTTACGGCCGCCTACCAGATTCCGGTCGTGGGCGACGTTATTGCCAACCTACACCAGCCCGTGGGGGCCAACTACGACCTGCGCACGGCCCCCCTGAGCAAGCAGGACGTGTTTATGGCCGTGCCCGAGCGGGGTCTGAAGGAAGCTCTGCGGCCCGATCTGCTCATTACTTTCGGCCAGTCCTTAATTTCCAAGGCCCTGAAGCTCTACCTGCGCGACTCCCAGCCCACCCAGCACTGGCACGTGCAGGAAGCCGGTCCCGTGGCCGACACGTTCAAGTCTCTGACCCGCATTATCCGCCTGGAGCCAACCTCGTTTTTTGAGCTGCTGGTAGCCACCGACTATTCCCTGTTTGGTGGTCTGACCTCGGCCGAGGATACGGCCGCGGCGAAAGGAATTGGTACCACGGATAATATAAAAAGCCCTGAGCGTGCTGCTGGTTCGACTCCTAGCGTGCCCCCGCCGCGGCTGACCTGGCCGACCAGCGGCTGGGCCCTGACGGAAAAAGACGCGGCGGCCAAAGCCGCTTACCTGACGCCCTGGTACAAAGCCGAAAGCTGGGCTAAGGAGTTTTTGGCCGAGTTTCTGGCCCGGCCCGACCAGCCCTTCAACGAATTCACGGCCTTTCACCACGCCCTGCGCCACCTCACCGACGGCACGGCTCTGCACCTGGCCAACAGCATGGCCGTACGCTACGCCAACATTCTGGGCTTGCCGGGAAACCGTCGCGTGGAGGTATTCGCCAACCGTGGCACCAGCGGCATCGACGGCTGCACCAGCACGGCGGTGGGCGCGGCCCTGGCCCAGCCCGACCGGCCCGTGGTGCTGCTGACTGGCGACGTGGCCTTTTTCTACGACCGCAACGCCTTCTGGCAGAATTACCCCACCCCCAACCTGCGCGTGATTCTGTTTAACAACCACGCCGGGGGCATTTTCCGCCTTATTGATGGGCCACGGCAGCAGCCCGAGCTGGAGGAATTCTTCGAAACCCACCAGCCCCTGACGGCCGAAAATACCTGCCGCGACTTTGGGCTGCGTTATTTCACGGCCAGCACCTTTGCCGAGCTGAAGTTGGCGCTATCCGCTTTCTTTGCACCCGTAAGCGGCGCGGCGCTGCTGGAAATCACCACCGACAGCGCTACCAACGCCGCTTTCTTCGAAGAATACCGCAAAGCAGTCCGCACTTCCTTCTCTTGA
- a CDS encoding pyruvate dehydrogenase complex dihydrolipoamide acetyltransferase: MAEIIKMPKMSDTMTEGVIAAWLKKVGDKVKSGDILAEVETDKATMELENYEDGTLLYIGPKETESVPVDGVLAIVGKEGEDISGLLSQIQGGSAPAAAPAPAAEPAPAPVAAPAPAPAAAPAPAPVAAAPAASAPAGNGKKATVIRMPKMSDTMTEGTIASWQKKVGDKVKSGDVLAEVETDKATMELENYDDGTLLYIGPKEGEAVAVDGILAIIGEEGADIQSLLGGQSGGAAAPAPAAAEAAPAAAPVASVPAAAPVAAAAAPQAATTTGGRLFASPLAKSIAREKGIDLNTIKGSGENGRIVSRDLESAQPGTAPAAQPAAAPAAAPQAAPAPAAAAPQATAPAAQQPTTNNQQPADGTYVDTPVSQMRKVIARRLSESLFTAPHFYLTMEILMDRAMEVRTQLNTLSPVKLSFNDLVIKAAAVALKQHPAVNSSWLGDKIRQNKVVNIGVAVAVDEGLLVPVVRNADGKGLATIATEVKELAGKAKSKKLQPAEWEGSTFTISNLGMFGIEEFTAIINPPDACILAVGGIKQTAVVKDGALAIGNVMKVTLSCDHRVVDGATGAAFLQTLKALLEDPMKMLI; encoded by the coding sequence ATGGCCGAAATCATAAAAATGCCCAAAATGAGCGACACCATGACCGAAGGGGTCATTGCGGCGTGGCTCAAAAAGGTGGGTGATAAAGTCAAATCCGGGGATATCCTGGCCGAAGTAGAAACCGACAAGGCCACGATGGAGCTGGAAAACTACGAAGACGGCACCCTGCTCTACATTGGTCCCAAAGAAACCGAGTCCGTGCCCGTCGATGGCGTGTTGGCCATTGTCGGCAAGGAAGGTGAAGATATTTCCGGCCTGCTGAGCCAGATTCAGGGTGGCAGCGCCCCGGCGGCCGCTCCGGCCCCCGCCGCAGAGCCTGCTCCCGCTCCAGTGGCGGCTCCGGCTCCTGCGCCCGCTGCGGCACCCGCGCCGGCCCCGGTAGCGGCTGCTCCGGCTGCCTCGGCCCCGGCCGGCAACGGTAAAAAAGCCACCGTCATCCGGATGCCCAAGATGAGCGACACGATGACGGAAGGCACCATTGCCTCCTGGCAGAAAAAAGTTGGCGACAAAGTGAAGTCCGGCGACGTGCTGGCCGAAGTCGAAACCGATAAGGCGACGATGGAGCTGGAAAACTACGACGATGGTACGCTGCTCTACATTGGTCCCAAAGAAGGCGAAGCCGTAGCCGTGGATGGCATCCTGGCCATCATTGGCGAGGAAGGCGCCGACATTCAGAGCCTGCTCGGCGGGCAGTCGGGTGGCGCGGCCGCTCCGGCTCCGGCTGCCGCTGAGGCTGCTCCCGCTGCTGCTCCAGTGGCTTCGGTCCCGGCGGCGGCGCCGGTGGCTGCCGCTGCTGCACCCCAGGCCGCTACTACCACCGGTGGCCGCCTGTTTGCCTCCCCGCTGGCCAAGAGCATTGCCCGCGAGAAAGGCATCGACCTGAACACCATCAAAGGCTCGGGCGAAAACGGCCGTATCGTGTCGCGCGACCTGGAAAGCGCCCAGCCCGGCACCGCCCCGGCTGCTCAGCCCGCCGCTGCTCCGGCTGCCGCGCCCCAGGCTGCTCCGGCTCCCGCGGCCGCTGCTCCGCAAGCTACTGCGCCAGCCGCCCAACAACCAACAACTAACAATCAACAACCAGCCGACGGCACCTACGTCGACACGCCCGTGTCGCAGATGCGCAAGGTTATTGCCCGCCGCCTTTCGGAAAGCCTGTTTACGGCCCCGCATTTCTATCTGACGATGGAAATCCTGATGGACCGGGCCATGGAGGTGCGCACCCAGCTCAATACCCTGTCGCCGGTGAAGCTCAGCTTCAACGACCTGGTTATCAAAGCTGCCGCCGTAGCCCTGAAGCAGCACCCGGCCGTCAACTCCTCCTGGCTCGGCGACAAAATCCGCCAGAACAAGGTGGTCAACATTGGCGTGGCCGTGGCCGTGGACGAAGGCCTGCTGGTGCCCGTGGTGCGCAACGCCGACGGCAAAGGCCTGGCTACTATTGCCACTGAGGTGAAAGAGCTGGCCGGCAAAGCCAAGAGCAAGAAGCTACAGCCCGCCGAGTGGGAGGGCAGCACCTTCACCATCTCCAACCTGGGCATGTTCGGCATCGAGGAATTCACGGCCATCATCAACCCCCCGGATGCCTGCATCCTGGCCGTGGGCGGCATCAAGCAGACGGCCGTGGTAAAAGACGGGGCTCTGGCCATCGGCAACGTGATGAAAGTAACCCTGTCGTGCGACCACCGCGTGGTGGACGGCGCGACGGGCGCGGCTTTCCTGCAGACGCTGAAGGCTCTGTTGGAAGATCCTATGAAAATGCTGATCTGA